The following coding sequences lie in one Rutidosis leptorrhynchoides isolate AG116_Rl617_1_P2 chromosome 6, CSIRO_AGI_Rlap_v1, whole genome shotgun sequence genomic window:
- the LOC139853661 gene encoding uncharacterized protein, translating into MVQPFFVTNKLFDYIDGTIPCPPKNVPSSVPSSEKDEETQSQTPNPNYINWVSNDAHIRMLLLSTISEASFQHVQGVTSRDLWLSLERAYAPHTSSREYTLKTQFLRLQMKPDETTADYLTRTQEYDVALANIGEKMKEKDLVMLVISGLREEYNGLKSSLLGREKPPL; encoded by the coding sequence atggttCAACCGTTCTTCGTGACAAACAAATTATTTGACTATATTGATGGCACAATCCCTTGTCCACCTAAAAATGTCCCATCATCGGTCCCATCATCAGAAAAAGATGAAGAAACACAGTCTCAAACACCAAACCCCAATTACATTAATTGGGTCTCTAATGATGCTCATATAAGAATGCTCCTCCTTTCTACCATATCCGAAGCATCATTCCAACATGTTCAAGGAGTAACGTCTCGTGATCTCTGGTTGTCCCTTGAGCGTGCCTACGCTCCTCACACTTCCTCTCGAGAATACACTTTGAAAACCCAGTTTCTCAGACTACAGATGAAGCCAGATGAAACAACCGCAGACTACCTAACTAGGACTCAAGAATACGATGTTGCGCTCGCTAACATAGGTGAAAAGATGAAAGAAAAAGATTTGGTGATGCTAGTTATATCAGGACTACGAGAGGAATACAACGGTTTAAAATCAAGCCTTCTGGGCCGCGAAAAGCCCCCTTTGTAG